The genomic segment CATCTCGCGCACGATCCTCGATGGTGAGGAAGCCATCCTTGGTCACTGACCCCACATCGCCGGTCTTCAACCACCCATCGGCGGTAAACTGCTCGACCGCATGATCTACCGGTTCGCCCCTAAACACCGCAGCGGGCTTGTCGTCGTGCTCAGTGGGGGAGTCATAGTAGCGCTCGGTGACATAGTTGCCGCGTACCTGGATCTCGCCCTGGTTGCGGTCGGTAGAGGACTGGATAGCACCATCGTTGACCACCCGGAACTCCACAGAGGGTGAAAATCGGCCCTGGGAGGTGCGATACAGCCAGCGGCGCTCGCCAGAGGCGCCCACCGGCGGCCTGGAGACCGTGCCCACCGTGGATGTCTCTGTCATGCCCCACACATGCACCACATCAACGCCATAGCGTTCTTCCCACAGCTGGATCAACACCGGCGGCACCGGGGATCCACCCACAAACAGCTCGGTCAAACTCATGCGCTGGGGCGGGTGCGAGAGATAGTGCACCATGAGAGAAATCCACAAGGTGGGCACCCCGTGGGCCATACGCGGATGGCAGGTTTCAATGATCTCCGCGAGCCGCGGGGCCGAGACATCCGGGCCCGGCATAATCAGCGGCGTGCCGGACATAAACGCCGTCACCGGAACCCCCCAACTCAACACGTGATAGATCGGCACACAGCACAAAAAGGGCACCCCGTGGGCGATCGCCATCGCATCGCTCGAGCGTAACTCCAAGGTCTGAATGTAGATCGAACGATGGGAATAGGCCACGCCCTTAGGTGCGCCCGTGGTGCCCGTGGAATAGCACATCGCCGCGGCGGTGGTTTCATCCAACTCCGGCCAGTCGAAGTGGGCCGGGCGTCCATCGAGGAGTGCTTCGTAGGAATAGACCGGCAGATTCTCGGGGATGAGCTCGCGCAGCCGCGCTGGGTCCTCAAGGCCGGTAAACACCACCGCAGTTACGGTGGGGCAGCCCTGCAAAATCGAGCCCAAAGGTGCGGCGAGGGAAGGATCGGCCACAATCACCCGGGTTTCGGCGTGATTAATAATGTGGCGGATCTGATCGTGCATAAGCTGCTTATTCAGCGGTGCGAATACCGCCCCCATACACGAGGCGGCGAAAAGCACCTCGAGGTGTTCGGCGCAGTTGAACATGAACGTACTCACGCGTTGATCGCCGTCGATACCGAGCTCATCGCGCAGGGCATGGGCGAAGGCAGCCGCACGGGCGCCGATGGCCGAAAACGTTGTGGTCTCGGGGCCGTTATCCGTCCACGTGGTCACGGTGGTGTCGCCGAAGACGGTCGAACCGTAATCCAGAATCCGCGCCAAGGACAGGGGAATATCGTGCATGGTGCTGCGCATAGGCTCTAGCTTAACTGTTTGCCCCGCCACTCTCGCTGCACTGTATAGATAATGCTGACTACGCGGCTCGATCACAGCGTTGATGGCTTTCGTGGCCGGCCCTGTGCGCACAGCCCTATGGTGAGGCGGCCCGATCCGGTGAGGCGTAGTGGGTGAGCAAGGCAGTGGGCAGCGGACTGGGTCGGCGGTGGTGTCTCTTCGCAGGAGAGTTACAGCTCTGTTATGATCGACTGTCAGTAGCACGCACCTCGACACTGGTTGGGGATCGTGCACTACGCTCTCGGTGCGAACACAGGCGTCAACGAGGCTGCAGACGTCGCACACACACCCCGCACTCCTTCACAACACCTCCACGGTGGTGAGTTGCGGTGCCGTGCGGACCTACGCAGCGTTTATCATGCGTTGATCGATCGCCTTGGAGGAGGCGGCCTCACCGCTCGTGCTTATCGACGTCCACGTGGACGGCCATGAGCCCGCACTCCGCGGCGCCTCGCGTTTACGCCACGCGTTCGACTACCTGCCGGCGTGTTGTCGCTGGAGAATCACTATCCGCAGGTAGTCCCCACATCAAACTCCACAGTAGCTTTTAACCTCGAATGCCCATCCGTGCCCTCATCCTTGGGCAGGTGTTCCTACCCGCTGCATACGGCGTGTTTCCTGCATGGCCGCGGCGATCTACGGGGGATGAAGAAAAAGCGATGAAAGGAACTTCGTGACCGATAAGGACACTTCCGCTAAGGACCTCAACTCCCTGCGGCTGCCGGAACTGCGCGCCATGGCCCGCGACTTGGGGCTGCGCGGTCTCTCCGGCAAGCGCAAGGTTGAGCTCGTCGATGCCATCAAGGCCGCCCAGTCCGGCGCTGCCGGTGGCAATGGGGGACAGGGCTCGAAGCGCGCTGCGGCGAACAACGATGCCGCGGAGACTTCCGCCGACACCGAGGATCACTCGCCTCGCTCGCGGCGTCGTCGCGCGACTGCTAAAGCCCACACCCCAGAACCGCACGAGGGCTCCAACGATCCCGGAGCTGAGAAGTCCGCGAAGTCCGAGCAGAACAGCGAGAAGGCGCAGAAGGCCGACAGGGCTGAGTCTTCTCAGAACTCCGACTCCGAGGAGGAGCCGGTGTACTACGAGTCCCGCTCCGCAGCCCGACGCGCCCGCCGCCACAAGCAGCGCCAGATTCAGCGCGAGCGCCGCGAGAATGACCGCGGCGAGGATGAAGACGATAACAACGATTCCGAGGACACCTCCTCGAACGACAATCGCGACAATCGCGATAACCGTGACAACCGCGAGCGCGATAATCGTGACCGCGACCGTGACAACCGCGAGAACCGCAATCGCGATCGCGACAACCGCGGCAAGAATAAAAACCGCGATCACCACGATGGCGATGACTCTGAGAACAACGATGATCAGGGTGGCAATCGCCGCAATCGTCGCGATCGTAATGACAAGGGCGGTCGCCGCAACCGCCGCGAGCGCAATAACCGCCGCGGCCGAGGCAACGATCGTAATGACCGCAATGACCGCGGCAATGACGGCCAGGATGATAACGACAACCGCAATGATGACCAGCTGCAGCCGGTGGCTGGCATTTTGGACATCGTGGATAACAACGTCGCCTTCGTCCGCACGACCGGCTACCAGGCCGGCACCCAGGACGTGTTCGTTAACCAGAACATGATCCGTAAAAATGGGCTGCGCCGTGGTGATGCAATCACCGGCCAGGCCAAGGTGGGCGGTAACAACCGCGGCAACAACCGCCGCCAGAAGTACAACCCCTTGGCACGGGTCGATACCGTCAACGGCATGAGCGTGGACGAAGCCCGCCAGCGTCCGGACTTCTCTAAGCTCACCCCGCTGTATCCGAATCAGCGTCTGCGTTTGGAGACCGAGCAGAAGATCCTCACCACCCGCGTGATCGATTTGATCATGCCCATCGGTAAGGGCCAGCGTGCCCTGATCGTCTCCCCGCCGAAGGCCGGTAAGACGACGATCCTGCAGAACATCGCGAACGCTATCGCCACCAATAACCCTGAGTGCTACCTGATGGTGGTGCTGGTGGACGAGCGCCCCGAGGAAGTCACGGACATGCAGCGCAGCGTCAAGGGTGAGGTCATTGCCTCCACCTTCGACCGCCCGCCGAGCGAGCACACCGCCGTGGCCGAGTTGGCCATCGAGCGCGCAAAGCGTTTGGTGGAGCAGGGCGAGGATGTTGTGGTGCTGCTGGATTCCATCACTCGTTTGGGTCGTGCCTACAACAACTCCTCTCCGGCCTCGGGCCGCATTCTCTCTGGTGGTGTGGACTCCAATGCGCTCTACCCGCCGAAGCGGTTCTTGGGTGCTGCCCGCAACATCGAAAACGGTGGCAGCCTCACGATCATTGCCACCGCTATGGTTGAGACCGGTTCTGCTGGCGACACCGTGATCTTCGAGGAGTTCAAGGGCACCGGCAACGCGGAGCTGAAGCTGGATCGCAAGATCTCCGAGCGCCGCGTCTTCCCGGCCGTGGATGTGAACCCCTCTGGTACCCGTAAGGACGAGCTGCTACTCGCCCCGGAGGAAGCCCGCATCGTGCACAAGCTACGCCGGATCCTCTCCGCGCTGGATAACCAGCAGGCTATCGATCTGTTGATCAAGCAGCTGAAGAAGACCAAGAACAACGGCGAGTTCATGGTGCAGGTGGCTTCCTCCGCGCCGATGGCGGCCGACCAGGAGGAGGACTACTCCTAAGATGAGCCAAGTTTCAGCAGTTGATGACATCCTGGCCGAGTATCACGGCCTGGAGCAGCAGATGGCTGATCCTGAGCTGCACAACGATCAAAAGGCCGCGCGCCGCGTCGCAAAGCGATACTCGGAGCTGGGCCCGATCGTGAAGGTGTACCGGGAGCTGGAGTCCACCCGCGAGGACCACGAGGCCGCCAAGGAGATGGCCTACGAGGATCACGATTTCGCGGAGGAAGCCGAGCGCCTCGGGCAGCGTGCCGTGGAGCTCGAGG from the Corynebacterium ciconiae DSM 44920 genome contains:
- a CDS encoding long-chain fatty-acid--CoA ligase; its protein translation is MRSTMHDIPLSLARILDYGSTVFGDTTVTTWTDNGPETTTFSAIGARAAAFAHALRDELGIDGDQRVSTFMFNCAEHLEVLFAASCMGAVFAPLNKQLMHDQIRHIINHAETRVIVADPSLAAPLGSILQGCPTVTAVVFTGLEDPARLRELIPENLPVYSYEALLDGRPAHFDWPELDETTAAAMCYSTGTTGAPKGVAYSHRSIYIQTLELRSSDAMAIAHGVPFLCCVPIYHVLSWGVPVTAFMSGTPLIMPGPDVSAPRLAEIIETCHPRMAHGVPTLWISLMVHYLSHPPQRMSLTELFVGGSPVPPVLIQLWEERYGVDVVHVWGMTETSTVGTVSRPPVGASGERRWLYRTSQGRFSPSVEFRVVNDGAIQSSTDRNQGEIQVRGNYVTERYYDSPTEHDDKPAAVFRGEPVDHAVEQFTADGWLKTGDVGSVTKDGFLTIEDRARDVIRSGGEWIYSVQLENMVMEHDDVVEAAVIGYPDDKWGERPLSVTVLHPGVEPTRATAERLRDSLRERLPRWMLPEYWTFVDSIDKTSVDKFDKKDLRMHLRDGDYCVIKLIGPGSSTPRNTQRTEQPAGAQPSAEPTQHDTAQRQGDSTD
- the rho gene encoding transcription termination factor Rho, with translation MTDKDTSAKDLNSLRLPELRAMARDLGLRGLSGKRKVELVDAIKAAQSGAAGGNGGQGSKRAAANNDAAETSADTEDHSPRSRRRRATAKAHTPEPHEGSNDPGAEKSAKSEQNSEKAQKADRAESSQNSDSEEEPVYYESRSAARRARRHKQRQIQRERRENDRGEDEDDNNDSEDTSSNDNRDNRDNRDNRERDNRDRDRDNRENRNRDRDNRGKNKNRDHHDGDDSENNDDQGGNRRNRRDRNDKGGRRNRRERNNRRGRGNDRNDRNDRGNDGQDDNDNRNDDQLQPVAGILDIVDNNVAFVRTTGYQAGTQDVFVNQNMIRKNGLRRGDAITGQAKVGGNNRGNNRRQKYNPLARVDTVNGMSVDEARQRPDFSKLTPLYPNQRLRLETEQKILTTRVIDLIMPIGKGQRALIVSPPKAGKTTILQNIANAIATNNPECYLMVVLVDERPEEVTDMQRSVKGEVIASTFDRPPSEHTAVAELAIERAKRLVEQGEDVVVLLDSITRLGRAYNNSSPASGRILSGGVDSNALYPPKRFLGAARNIENGGSLTIIATAMVETGSAGDTVIFEEFKGTGNAELKLDRKISERRVFPAVDVNPSGTRKDELLLAPEEARIVHKLRRILSALDNQQAIDLLIKQLKKTKNNGEFMVQVASSAPMAADQEEDYS